Part of the Oligoflexus sp. genome is shown below.
GAAGGATGCATCGCAGATTTTGGAAGTGATCGCGCGCTGGGATCAGGAAGGCCTCGCGATGAGCACTTTGGTCGAGGAAACGGCCAAGGCTTGTCGGAATGCCTTTATTTTAAGGGATTTGAAGGGTCAGGCGATCGATCTTCAGCTTTTGGAGCTGGAGGATCGGGAGCAGCAGATGCTGTTGGAGCTGGGTGAAAAAGCGGCGCCGATGGATTTGAATCGCCTTTTCCGTCAGCTTGCGAAATGTCTCGATGATCTGCGGCATGCGGATCTGGATCGTTTTATTTTGGAAAATTATTGTCTGGAGTGGTGCTTTGATCCGGGGCTCCCGGATCTGCAGACACTTATGAATATCATGGCCAGCGGTCAGCCGATGCCACAGATCGCCGCCGCACGTCCTGCGCCTCAGGCGGCGCCCGCGGAAGGTCCTGCGATTAATTTGCGGGAGCGTTGGAAGACTTCGGCACCGTCGGCGTCAGCACCAGCTGCACGTCCGGCCGCGGCACCGACATCAGCGCCTCAGCCTGCGCCTATGGCGAAGCCTGCGGCGCCTTCTGTGGGGAAAGGTTTAGGGCCTCAGGCCTCGCTTGATAAGCCTTTGGCTTCAACACCGATGAGTCAGACGGGAGTCAAATCACCACAGGTGGGTGTATCGCCGTCTCAGGCTGGCTTTGATAAGCCAGGGCCTCCAGTTTCAGGACCGTCGACAATTAGCCAGGCTTCGGCGCAGCCGATGGCAATATCTCAGCCGCCACTGCCTCCAACTTCAGCAGCGATCAGTCAGTCTTCGGCACAGCCGCTGGGTTCTGCCATGAGTCAGTCTTCAGCGCAGCCTGCTATCAGTCAATCTTCAGCGCAGCCGATGCCCCAGACCGGTGCGATGCCGTCATCTCTTGTACAGAAACTGGCCATGGCCCAAGCGGCTCAAGCCGCTCAGGTTGCTGCGGCAGCAGCACAGCCTACGTTAAATCCTTTGCGTGCAGCGAAGGAAGCCCAACTTTCGGCGATGGGAGCGCCCCACACGGCGAAATCCAATTCTCCCGGCGAGCCTGAGTCTGCGAAGACAGTCGCTCACACGCCAGCTGCTGAAGCTGCAAAACCTGAAGAAAATACCAGGCCAGCGTCATCGAACCCTGAAATTACGGCATTGCTTGAGAAAGCAAAGCCTGCAGCGGAACATACGCCACCATCTCAAATGGAAAGCGCGTCGCCACCTGCAGCCGAACCCGCACCAGCAGGCCCGGCTCCCAAATCACTGCGCTCGCTCCTGGACTCGGCCGCGCAGAACTCTGCTTCAGCGGCGAAGGCTCAGCCTGCGGCGCGCGCAGAAGCGAAACCTGCAGCACTTATTAAAACAGGCGGAACCACTCGCATGAATGGTCCGGCCATGCCTCCTGAACCGCCTCCCTTTGATTTAAGCGACGACGATGTCCCGCCCTGGGTTCTGCAGGAAGAAGCCGCCAGGCAAGGCGCCGTGGCCGCACCCATGGACGAGCCCGCGCCGCCCGAGCCTCCGAAGAACGAAAGCTTTCTGAAGCAGATGGCTCGCAGGGATGCGAATACTCCCGCGCCGCCTCCCGCGCCTCCGAAAGTCGAAGTTGCGCCGGCCCCGGTCGCCGAAGCGCCTTGGGAACCGTTCTGGCCCGAAAACTGGCGTGCATTCGTCGATGAATGGAAAAAACAAAAACCACTCCAGGGTCGCGTTCTCGAGGAAGCCTATCTTTTGGAATACACCCCGCAGCGGATCCGCCTAGCGGTCGAACCCACGAGCATGGCGGGCGGCAAGCTGCTTCAGCAGGACGTTCGCAAACGTCTTATGGAACAGTTCACGCAGCTTTTCGGCTTCAAAGGCATACTCGAAGCCGTGCCCAAAGCCGATGCGCATCCCGGGAAATCGGCAGCCGGCCAGGCGCCGGATCTAGGCGAAACGCTGTTGGACGTCAAAAACCGCGAACGCGAAGTCGCCCGTGAGCATCTGCGCGCGCGTTTGGAGGAACACCCCATGACCCGTGAGGTAATTTCCCGTTTTGGTGGTACAATTGAACAAATCGAGCTTCAATAGTCCACAGAATGGGAAGAGCGCCGATGGCCTATGCAAACTTCGAAACACGCGAAATCCATTGCAAAGTCCTTTATCTCGGCGCCCCGGGCGCAGGTAAGACCGCGAACCTTCGCTCCATCTACAGAAGAAGTTCCATCCGCCTGACCCGGGAGCCCGCAGAATTCATCGCCGATAACTTCGCGCCCTATGAATTCATCCCGCTCTCTTTGGGTCAGCTCAAGGATTTTCACGTCAAACTCCATGTCTACACCATGCCCGAACACGGCCTCTATCCGACGTTCAACATGGTCCTCCTCAAGGGAATTGACGGCCTCGTGTTCGTCGTCGACAGCTGCCTCAGCGCTTTGCAGGAAAATCTGGATTCCTGGCAGCACACCAAAGAGCTTCTGACCCAGGAGGGCATTAACTTTTCCGCCCTGCCGCGGGTCATCCAGTACAATAAGCGCGATCACGAAGAGGCCATTGCGCTGGATGTTTTGAAACAGGAGTTGAATCCCAACGGCCTCGCTGATATTGAAGCAGTGGCCACGCAGCACATCGGCACTTTGGAAACCATTCAAAAAATTTCAGGCCTCATCCTGGATGAGCTTGGGAAATAGGATTCGGCATGCAGCCTTTCAAAGCCCCCCGCATCACCGTCCTTCTGCAAACCTTCGACGCCAAAGGCATCATGCGCTTCCCGTCAGACCCGGAAGGATTTTTCGGACTGACCCGTTTCGTGGAACCGACGCTCGCCGTTTCCAAACAGGCGCAAATCATAGCCGCCAAGGCCCTGGGCCGGTCCGAGCTGGCCGATCGCATCGAACCCATCATCGTCGTGGAACCCCCACTAAAAGCCGAAGGCAAGGAGCCCTCGCTGCTTTACCTGATGAAAGTCGATCCCGCTGTCGCACAGGGAGCTTCCGATTGGCTGCGCATCGTCGATATTCTGCGCGCTCTGCCCCAGGGTTCCGTGCGCGTCGCTTACAACAAAGCCATGCAGGTCTTCGCAGGCACGCTCCATGATGAGTTCTCGATCCTGGAAATGGATGAGGAGGTTCAAAAGCGCCTGACTCAGCTCATGGCGGAAAACGGTCCGGATCTGGTAAAATAGATTCCTGGACCTGAAACCGACTGTGGAGGAGCCTTCCCTCATGCGCATGCCATGGATCAGTAGTCTCCTGTGCCTTCTCGTGGCCGCTCCCGCGTTCGCCATGCCCTTCAAATGTGACAAGCAGCAGACGCTTTGTGAAGTTCAAACCAAACGTCTGACCATCGGTGATAAGGTCGGCGTCTTTTCCGGTGACGGCCAGCTCGCAGCCGTCGGTGAAGTGGTGGAAATCCGCAACAAAAGCCGCATGATCAAGATCACGCAGAGATGGGCTCCTCTTTACCGCTCCTATGAAATGGAAGTGATCGAGGACGAGAAAGCCCGCAATCCCGAAAAGCATTTCCGCATCATCACTCCGCTTCCCGAACTGTCCTGGGGCGTGGGCCTTGGTGCGATCAACCTTGGAATCGGCGACAGCTTCGTGGGTACGAGCCTTGATGGTGGCATCTACTGGCTTCTCTGGAGGGATTTATTCCTGACCGGCCGCCTGCATTACCTGACCGGTTCCGGCAAGGCCTCCGATAACCTGGGAGCCGGCGTTGCCGCCGCGAACGTTTCCGTGACCAGCGCCGGTTTAAGCGTCGGCGTCAGCGATCTGATCGCACCTTACGAAATGATAGCCCTGCGTTTGGATGCCGACCTTGGTCTCAGCAATGCGACTGTGACCCTGCCTGCCGGTCTGGATGAAGGCAAGGTCCTGAATGATCGCATTGATGATGGCGTCGGTCTTTATCTGCGCTTTGGAATTGCCGCCATCTGGCGCCGCGACGGACTGCAGCCGGAGCTGGGATTCACCTTCCTCCGCCTGCATTCATCGAACAATCCCGGCCTCTTCGTGGGTGTTTCCGCTCCCATGGATTAAGCGGAAGCTGCCAGTGGTTTTAATGTTTTCAAGCGAACCGTCAGGCAGCAGCCCCCGCCGCTGGCATTCGGCATGATTTCCGCCGATCCTTGCCACTTCTCAGCAATCGCCCGGATCGCCGCGAGGCCGACGCCACGACCACTCGTGGCCGTGGCCTTTTCCGCTGTCGAAAGCCCATCCAAAAACAGCATAGGCGTGAGTTCGGCAAAGGTCTGACCGGACCAGGCTCTCTGCCGCGCAAGAGCTTTCAGAAGATCCAGATCCAAACCCTGGCCGTTATCTTTCACTTCGAGTCGGATCGTTCCTCCGTGTTCCAATTGAGCCCGGATGCGGAAACGGGCGGAAGAAACCTGAAGGCCGCGGACTTTGGGAAGATTGAAGCCATGATCCACGCTGTTGGTCAGGCCATGCACCAGCACCTCACCCGTGGCCTGCAGAAGCTGCTCGGGCCAGTGCACCACCTCATCAATAACCTCGAAACTTTCACAGTCCACCTTCTGCCTTTTGAGCAGCTTCGCCACCATGTTCTGATGACGACCGACTTCACGCGCAAGGTTGCCGTCTTCCGCATGATTGATGACGTTCCCCTGTTCGATCTGCTGGACCAGCGTCTCGTAGTCCTGGACAATCGAACGGAATTGTCCAAGGTGCTGTTCCCAAAGGGAAACATCGACCGTCTCCTCGCCCCTTAAGTCCAGGAGTTTGCCTTCCAATTCATGACTGCCAAGGCTCATGGCCCGCATGCCGAGGGTTCGCGCCACGCCCTTGATCGTATGCAGATCACGGAACGCATCCTGAATCTGCTCTTCCGTCAAAGACTTCTGCTCAAGGTTATCAATCACCCGATGCGCGTCCGCAAAGGCCTTGCGCAGGGCCGTGCGGTCGGCGCGCACGATTTCCAGAATGCGATGCTCACGCTCCTGACTCTTGCTCTTCTCGGCTTCGACAGCCGCAGCGAGGCGTCGTTCCTCGGTGGCGTCGTGTAGATTGACAAGGAAGCCATGAATCTTTTTGTCCTTATCAAAAAGCGGAGTCCAATGCACCTGAACCGTGCGCGTGGACTGGCCATGGATCTGCAGCTCCTTCGGCAGGTGCGCCGCGTTCAGATCAAAGGCCACGGCATCTTCATGAATACAGGCGCGAAGAACCTCCCGCACCATGCTGCGCTCTTCAGCATTCAGCTGGCTCGGGCCCAGAAGTATATCCAGAGCATCATGTCCCGTCGGGGCTTCGTGCAGTTCAAAAATCTGCTGCAGATAGGCGGAGGATTCACCCTCGATATGCAGCTGGGCATTGATGGTGAATATCCCTTCCTCGATATGATCCAGGATTCGTTGCATCTTGAGCTTGCTCTCCTGAATCTGCAGCGAACCCTGATGCTTTTGAATCAGAAGAAGAAGGATGCCTAAAGCGAGAACAGCAACCACGACCAGAGCCACACGAATCTTCCGCGCCGCCGAGATTTCCTGGGCCTGCAGTTCATTCTCCTTCTGCAGCCCCTTGTTGCGCTCGGCCTCGACTTTAAGTCCGGTGTTCACGAGCAGCTCGGCAATGCTCTTCTGATTTCTATCGTTCACATCCTTCTTGAATTCCGCAACAAAGCCCTTCAGGAGATCCAGGGCCCGCTTCATATCGCCCATGCCCTCATAAAGTCGGGAGCGGGCCTCCATGATCCCCCGAATGCTTTCCCTGTAGTCGGTTTCCCTATATATTTTTTCGGCTCGATCCAGCTGGGTCATGGCCTCGCGCCACTGATGGTTTTCGATCGCAATCAAACCGAGGGTATTGGCGGCGTCGGCCACCCCGGGGCTATCATCATTGGATTTAAAGAGCGCTCCGGCTTTTTCCGCCAGAGCCTGGGCCTTGTCCCGCTCGCCGCGGTGCAGATGAACCTGGGCCAGATTCAAAGACACAGTGGCCTCCAGCCATTCATTGCCTTGTTTTTTCGTAATCTGAAGGGCGTTCCGATAATGCATTTCCGCCTGTTCGAGCGAGGCCGCATCGTTTTTCGCGGCATGATAGTCACCCAGATGATTTTCCATGATGGAGCCGAGATAACTGAATCCCTCCCGTCGACACACAGCGGCGATGGCCTCGTGAATGGCGGAAGCCTGTTCGTGCTGCCCCTGCTTGAGAAAGGAAATGGCCGATTGATTCTGAACGATGAGCCTGTCGACCAGAT
Proteins encoded:
- the dnaX gene encoding DNA polymerase III subunit gamma/tau; its protein translation is MSYVSLARKYRPRRFVDMVGQESTTLALTNAIRLRREPHSVIFTGVRGVGKTTSARIYAKALNCENGPTAEPCDECASCVAIASGNHEDVLEIDGASNTGVDDVRALQETLSYVPQRSTYKIYIIDEVHMLSISAFNALLKTLEEPPQHVVFIFATTELHKVPETIQSRCQTFHLQKISRPVIADRVRSILTAEGIPFDEGALAIVAREGRGSMRDALTMLDQAIAVGGGQVSLEALKNMVGSSSQALPVLELLDGLLRKDASQILEVIARWDQEGLAMSTLVEETAKACRNAFILRDLKGQAIDLQLLELEDREQQMLLELGEKAAPMDLNRLFRQLAKCLDDLRHADLDRFILENYCLEWCFDPGLPDLQTLMNIMASGQPMPQIAAARPAPQAAPAEGPAINLRERWKTSAPSASAPAARPAAAPTSAPQPAPMAKPAAPSVGKGLGPQASLDKPLASTPMSQTGVKSPQVGVSPSQAGFDKPGPPVSGPSTISQASAQPMAISQPPLPPTSAAISQSSAQPLGSAMSQSSAQPAISQSSAQPMPQTGAMPSSLVQKLAMAQAAQAAQVAAAAAQPTLNPLRAAKEAQLSAMGAPHTAKSNSPGEPESAKTVAHTPAAEAAKPEENTRPASSNPEITALLEKAKPAAEHTPPSQMESASPPAAEPAPAGPAPKSLRSLLDSAAQNSASAAKAQPAARAEAKPAALIKTGGTTRMNGPAMPPEPPPFDLSDDDVPPWVLQEEAARQGAVAAPMDEPAPPEPPKNESFLKQMARRDANTPAPPPAPPKVEVAPAPVAEAPWEPFWPENWRAFVDEWKKQKPLQGRVLEEAYLLEYTPQRIRLAVEPTSMAGGKLLQQDVRKRLMEQFTQLFGFKGILEAVPKADAHPGKSAAGQAPDLGETLLDVKNREREVAREHLRARLEEHPMTREVISRFGGTIEQIELQ
- a CDS encoding GTPase domain-containing protein encodes the protein MAYANFETREIHCKVLYLGAPGAGKTANLRSIYRRSSIRLTREPAEFIADNFAPYEFIPLSLGQLKDFHVKLHVYTMPEHGLYPTFNMVLLKGIDGLVFVVDSCLSALQENLDSWQHTKELLTQEGINFSALPRVIQYNKRDHEEAIALDVLKQELNPNGLADIEAVATQHIGTLETIQKISGLILDELGK
- a CDS encoding ATP-binding protein, which encodes MHHQALTILLCLLLLSPLRVFTQELHFEINSLSAIKRALQTDPRALKQSAESRLQKYSAAPRGVVWVQAFVAYTLAVNELGSLEPLRLRFAELEAAMQEAEKLGLYEELILLRYVWIFVPNLEGRIREELPSLKELVTLADRYRIPAAQVKTRMDLSYNMRERGDTRQALALLNEMNDIVKAHPEIDLVDRLIVQNQSAISFLKQGQHEQASAIHEAIAAVCRREGFSYLGSIMENHLGDYHAAKNDAASLEQAEMHYRNALQITKKQGNEWLEATVSLNLAQVHLHRGERDKAQALAEKAGALFKSNDDSPGVADAANTLGLIAIENHQWREAMTQLDRAEKIYRETDYRESIRGIMEARSRLYEGMGDMKRALDLLKGFVAEFKKDVNDRNQKSIAELLVNTGLKVEAERNKGLQKENELQAQEISAARKIRVALVVVAVLALGILLLLIQKHQGSLQIQESKLKMQRILDHIEEGIFTINAQLHIEGESSAYLQQIFELHEAPTGHDALDILLGPSQLNAEERSMVREVLRACIHEDAVAFDLNAAHLPKELQIHGQSTRTVQVHWTPLFDKDKKIHGFLVNLHDATEERRLAAAVEAEKSKSQEREHRILEIVRADRTALRKAFADAHRVIDNLEQKSLTEEQIQDAFRDLHTIKGVARTLGMRAMSLGSHELEGKLLDLRGEETVDVSLWEQHLGQFRSIVQDYETLVQQIEQGNVINHAEDGNLAREVGRHQNMVAKLLKRQKVDCESFEVIDEVVHWPEQLLQATGEVLVHGLTNSVDHGFNLPKVRGLQVSSARFRIRAQLEHGGTIRLEVKDNGQGLDLDLLKALARQRAWSGQTFAELTPMLFLDGLSTAEKATATSGRGVGLAAIRAIAEKWQGSAEIMPNASGGGCCLTVRLKTLKPLAASA